A stretch of Acidimicrobiales bacterium DNA encodes these proteins:
- a CDS encoding DUF167 domain-containing protein — MTGDVFDVGDDGSVVLRLHVVPGAGRTAVTGRHGDALKVRVAAPPERGRANDACVALVASTLGVPAGQVELVSGPESRSKRVRVSGIEADDVRRLLAGAAGAPGGGGPQDDRPVGNAGSIRGVR; from the coding sequence ATGACCGGTGACGTGTTCGACGTGGGAGACGATGGTTCGGTGGTCCTGCGCCTGCACGTGGTGCCGGGGGCAGGGCGCACGGCGGTCACGGGCCGCCACGGCGACGCCCTCAAGGTGCGGGTGGCGGCCCCACCGGAGCGGGGGCGGGCCAACGACGCCTGCGTCGCCCTGGTGGCGTCCACCCTGGGCGTCCCGGCCGGGCAGGTCGAGCTGGTCAGCGGCCCGGAGAGCCGGTCCAAGCGGGTGCGCGTCAGCGGGATCGAGGCCGACGACGTGCGCCGGCTGCTGGCGGGGGCGGCCGGCGCCCCGGGCGGCGGCGGCCCGCAGGACGACCGGCCGGTCGGGAATGCCGGGTCGATCCGCGGCGTTCGCTAG